The Halioglobus maricola genome segment ACACTGAACTGGCGTCGGGGAGATGAGGTGGTACCGGTGCGTCTGGTGTCGGTGCATCTTGATTTCTCTCGCCGTTCGGCTCGCAGGAGGCAAGTGGGCGCTATCATCGAGGCCGCGAAGAGTTCCAGTGAGCCCATGATTGTCATGGGTGACTTTAATGAACAATGGCACAGTGAGGACTCGATCGTACGCCATCTGGTTGAGGAGGCGGGTTTGATTGCTTTTGAGCCTGAATCCAAGGCGCACCCAACCTATAAGGCCAAGCGGCTCGACTGGGTTTTACTGTCTGAAGAACTGGAGTTCGAAAGCCACCAGGTGATGGAAGAAGTTGTATCGGATCACCGTCTGGTGGTGGCACAAATTCGCTGGCGCAAAGAGCAATGATAGAGGGGAGTACGTCATGAGGTTTAGCCTGCTGTTCCTGGTCGTATTCCTTCACGCCTGCGCCACAACCGATATTCCCGCAAACCAGTGTCCGGCTGACCGGCAGGCCCTGGAAAATTGCCCGCCGCTGGACGCAGTCGACGATCCAGAGCTTAACGCGTGGTACGACGCACGAACTCGCTTGCCGCCCAAGTTCGAGGGAAGAGACTCCCTGGAGCTGGGAATAGAAGCGCAGATCCCGGTCCAGAATGCCCGTGCCAAATTGCTGGGAAGCAGCGAAGTAGAGGCGATCCGCTCTCTTACAGTCAAAATACATATGGTGGAGAATGCCCGCCATAGTATCGACGCGAGCTACTACATTTTTCAGGATGATCTGGCGGGGAGAGCCCTGCTTGGCGCGATGTGTGAAGCTGTGCAGCGTGGCGTCGATTTGCGTTTAATGGTCGATTCAATTGGTTCTGTTACTCTCGACAAGACCTGGCTCCGCGCGCTGCACAGCTGCCAGATAGGCGCGGGGTTTGTGCGGAATTCCACGGGCGAGGTCACCAATCGTCGGGCGCGAGTACAGATCTTCATCTTCAATGCCTTGAGCAAGTCACCGATTACCGCCAACCGGAGGTCGCACGACAAACTGCTGGTGGTCGACGGTTTTGTGCCGGAGAGGGCCATCGTGATTACCGGTGGCCGCAATGTTTCTCTGTCCTACTTCGGCATCCTTGAAGACGGCTCACCGAACCCGGATACCTACAACGATGCTGAAATCCTTCTAAGACCGGAGTTGGGGGTAGAAAAAGAGAGCACGGTAGGCGAAGTCGCTGAAGTCTATTTCACATTGCTTTCTCTGTACAAAAACAATAAGTACCTGCGTTCAAAGCAATTTCTGACCGGCACCGACTTATATCTGGACAGGCGTAAAGCCTTGTCTCGTTCACTGAGCGAATTGAAGTCGCTTGAGAGTTTGAAACCTCACTTCGAAGCTATGCCTGACTACCTGGAGACCGAATGGCGAGAGGCCGATGTGCGGCTGGCCCATGAATTCGCAAATCTCAGTAACGAAACGGTGGTGACGGAGGCGGTGGCGAACCTTACCAATAATCCGAACTCCATCATGTATTTGCTCGAGCACTCCAGGGAAGACAATCGCAATAGATCGGAGTCCAGGGTGGTATCACCCTATTTGTTTCTAGCACGCTACTACGATAAAGAGGGCAATCTACTGCTGGATGAAGCGGAACGGGTTCTCGAGTGGCTTGCGGAGGACCCGAGCCGCAGTTACGAGATGATCACCAACTCAGTGTTAACCTCGGATAATGTCCCTGCACAGGCCATCGTCGATATGGATATGGCGCCGCGGATGTTGCTGGATGATGATCATAAAGAGGGTTGGCTGGCGCACGCCGAGGGAAGTGAGCTTAGTGCCGAGTTGGTCGGAAGCGAAACCTGGGCCAACCTGGTCAATCACCCGCAGCTCAAAATCTACGAGACAGGCCGTCTGGACGATGCCTATTTCGGTGGTGACAAACACTATGGCAAGCTGCACTCGAAGTATCTTCTGGGAGATGAGGTCGGTTTTATTGGCACCGCGAACTTCGATTACCGCTCTCGCCTTTTTAACAATGAGATGGGATTCTTCTTCGAAAGCCCGGAGTTGGCGCAGGATCTTATTGAAGATTTTGAGCTGTTGAAGAGCGAGTCCTACCACTGGGGTACACCCGAATGGCTTGATATGCGGCGTCAGTTGATGGAGGGCAAAGGACTGAAGGCTGGCGCAGTGCGCAATCAACGCAAGGTCTTCAATGTTTTGCGTAAGACCAAGCTGGAATACCTCTTCTAGCCAAAAAGGTCTCTGCATCCAGTGGCTGCCGGCCAGGCGGCGCCCAGTATTGCGTGTTAGTATCTCGCGCTTCAAGACTCAGAAGATTTGACCCCGGTTTGAAAGCAAGCACTTCCCGTATACACGTCATCGATGCCATTCGTGGTTTCGCCGTGCTGGGTATTCTCATCGCCAATATCCAGAGTTGGAGTGGATACAAGTTTATCCCCTTCGACGTTGTGGCAACGCTACCTTACTTCCATCTGGACGCGCTGTTCCTGCAGCTCCATGAAATTCTGGTGGATGGAAAGTTCTACGCAATATTCTCAATATTATTTGGTGCTGGATTCGGCATTCAGTACGAAAGAAACCGGGAGAAAGGACCTGCATTTATCAGCAAGTACCGCAAGCGGACCGGTTTGTTGCTGATCTTCGGTATCGTGCACACGCTGTGCTGGTCGGGTGACATTCTTGGCCTTTACGCTCTATTGGCTTTTGTTTTAGTGATGCTCAGGAAAATCGCCGTACAGCATCTCTTGCCCGTAGCGGTGGCACTGCTGCTGTTTTTTCTATTGCCGCAGGTTCTTGCCTCGGTGTTCTATGAGCATCCCGCTGGTGTTGCGAAGGTCGCTCTCAAGACCTTCCCCGATGCAACGCCACTGGAACTAACGGCGTCGTTTGGTACTGGTGGCTGGGCAGATGTCCTGCGGATGAACCTGCATAACATTTACTGGCGCTGGCACGATTTTCTGCCTAATGGTCGTATTTCTCGGGTGCTTGGGTTGTTCTTGCTTGGTTTTTATCTGGCCAGATCGGGCTATTTCACCTCAGGTATATACAGCAAAAGTCGACTGGCGGTGTTTCTTTCAATCGGAATACTGGCAACTGCGACAGCGGTGTCTACTGATACGAATATCACGCAGTGGGCCGTGTCCTCGCAGGACGTGATCTTGAAAGGCGTCCTGGTCCTGGGGCAGATATGCCAGGCCATGGCCTACATGTCGATGCTGGCGATGATATACGCCAGTACCCGCGGAGAAAGCCTGCTGAGCCCCTTCACCCTGATCGGCCGGATGGCATTTACCAGTTATCTTCTACAGACGGTGATTGGCATGACGCTATTTTATGGCGTCGGATTTGGCTATTGGGGCAGCATGGGCCTGGCCCAATTGTGGTTGTTGGCGCTGCTGATCTACACGCTGCAGGTGTTGTTCTGTGCGCTCTGGCTGAAGTTCTACCAGAAAGGACCGGTCGAGTGGCTTTGGGCATCGTTGACGGCGGGTAGAATGGCAGCGAATCGACGGTCATGAACTCAGGCCGATCTCCGTGAAACCGGCCTTTGAGTTCTAGAGGCGGCCCTCTTTGGTCCTAGCGGCGGTACTTCTTCTTGTCCAAACCGGTAAGCGCTGCTGGGTCGAGTATTTCGTTGACCTGCTCCTCGGTCAAAATATCCTGTTCTCTGATGATCTCGAGAATACCCTTGTTGGTGCGATACGCCTCAGCCGCGAGCTCGGTAGCGCGCTCATAGCCAATCACGGGATTGAGAGCGGTCACGATACCCACGGTGCGCTCGATATACGCTTCCAGGGTATTTTCGTTAACGGTGATGCCATCGACGCAGCGTTCACGCAGGGTCTGCATGGCGTTGCCCAGCAATCGCTGGGAATCGAGAATCGCAATGGCTTCCAGCGGCTCGTAAGCGTTGAGTTGTAATTGACCGTTGCGAGCGGCAAGGCTGACTGACACATCATTACCAATCACCCGATAGGACACCAGATTCATCAGTTCCGCGATCACCGGATTGACCTTGCCCGGCATAATAGACGATCCGGGCTGCATGGGCGGCAGGTTGATCTCACCCAGGCCCGCCCGCGGGCCGGACGACAGGAGAATCAGGTCGCTGGAGATCTTGGACAGCTTGATTGCGAGGCTGCGCAACGCGGCTGACTCGGCAACGAAAGCGTGCTGGTCCCAGGTTGCGGCGAAAAGATCATCTGCGAGAGTGATTGGCTTGCCGGTCTGTTTCGCCAGGTGTCGGGTGGTCTTCTCGGCATAGCCCTTGGGGGCGTTGAGACCTGAACCAATCGCAGTTGCGCCCATATTGATACTGAAGAGGGGCTTCTCGGCATCGCGTAAAAAGGAAATCTCGGTTTCCAGTGCTGCTGCAAAGGCGTGGAATTCCTGTCCCAGGGTCATCGGAACAGCATCCTGCATTTCGGTGCGCCCCATCTTCAAAATGTCGATGAACTCATCGCCCTTGTTTCTGAAGGCCTCGATAAGGTTCTCGATCTCTGCGACAAGTTTGTCATTGTTCTGGAAGATGGCGACTTTCAGGGCAGTAGGATACGAGTCGTTGGTCGACTGGGACATATTGAGGTGGTCGTGAGGCTCAATGATGTCGTATTCACCTAACTGATGGCCGGTTAGTTCTAGTGCCACATTCGCCATCACCTCGTTGACGTTCATGTTGGTCGAGGTGCCTGCGCCGCCCTGGTAGGGATCGATGGGGAACTGGTCATGGTAGTTGCCGGCTATAATGGCTTCGCCAGCCTTGATGATCGCGTCGCGTACTTCCCTGTCCATCTTTCCGACGTCGGTATTGCCCTTTGCCGCGGCCATTTTGGTGTGGGCAAAACCGGCAATGAGTTCCGGGTAGTCACTGATCTGGCGGCCAGAAATTTGGAAATTCTCGAGGGCACGCGCGGTTTGTACTCCATAGTATGCCGAGGCCGGGACCGCTTTCTCGCCGAGCAGGTCATGCTCGATACGCATTTTCGGGGCGGTTTCGGAAATTGCCTGGACGCAGACCGCGCTCATCCCAACGACCAGAACGGAATTGCCCAGTGTACGGCGCCAGTTTTTCATCGATAGTTACTCCTGTGTCCATGAAGGTCGCTAGAAAGTATAGACAGTCCTGCGACGGCCACGGTACTTTTCACGGCTTGACCCCCCGAACACCGTTTGCGATGCTGCTGGCGCAACGATTGCCCAGCGTCAGCTTATTCACTCCCGGGTAAAGGGAAGGGGTCTCCATGTTAGTGTTGGAACTCGGCATACTTCTTACCTGCATTTTGCTGGGGGCTCGCCGCGGTGGTATAGCCTTGGGAACCATCTCGGGCATCGGGCTGGTTATCTTTGTCTTCCTCTTCGATATGCCTCCCGGCCAGCCGCCCGCTGTTGTGCTCGGAATGATCCTCGCGGTGATAACCGCACTTGCGATGATGGAGGCAGCCGGTGGCCTGCAGTTCCTGGTGGAGACTGCAGAGAAGCTATTGCGGCGTAATCCCTCGCGCATTACTTTTGTTGCCCCGCTAGTCACCTACCTTTTGATATTCGGCGCCGGTACCCAGCACGTCATTTACTCGCTGTTGCCGGTGATTGCCGAGGTATCTCGCAAGGCAGGTGTGCGGCCTGAGCGACCACTTTCTATTAGCGTTATCGCAGCGCAGCAAGGCTTGATAGCCTCACCGATCTCTGCTGTCAGTGTTGCCCTTGTGGCAGCGCTGGCCGGTTTCGAGGTTGGGCTTGCAGACATTATGATGGTGGTCATACCGGCGACTCTGGTTGGGCTCGCCGTTGGCACGCTATCCGTTGCCTGGCGAGGTGCGCCACTTGCCGAAGACTCGGACTATCAGGCGCGATTAAAGGACCTTGGCATTGATACTGAAGCGACGGCGGCTCCTCTGGCAGGTAAGGCTCGGCGCCGGGGCGCCGGCGCCTGTGCTGTGTTTCTGGTATCCGTTGCGCTAATTGTTATCATCGGCATATTTCCTGAGCTCCGGCCCGTGCATGGCGCTGACAGCGCCGGGGTGCCGCTGCAAATTGATATGGCCGCCGCGATCATGGTGATCATGCTGGGCGCGGCTGGCCTGGTAACCCTGCTGTTCGATGCCAGTCCTGCGCGTGCGATGAAAGGTGAGCTGATGCGCAGCGGACTGGTGGCGATAATTTCCATTCTGGGCGTGTCCTGGCTGGGGGCGTCATTTTTTGCAGCCAACGAGGTGCAGATTATTGCTGCCATTTCCTCGGTCATTGAGACCAGCCCATGGCTTTTTGCGCTCGGCTTGTTCGTCCTCAGTATTCTGTTGTTCAGCCAGGCCGCTACGATCGTGATTCTGGCGCCTATCGGCTTGGCACTGGGCCTTCCACCCCACCTGATGGTTGGGTTGTATCCTGCAGTGAACGGCAATTTTTTCTTGCCCACCTACGGCACAGTATTGGCAGCCGTTTCATTCGATAGAACCGGTACCACGCGTATCGGGAAGTATGTGCTCAATCATAGTTTCATGCGCCCGGGCCTGGCCGCGACTTTTTCAAGTACCCTGACAGCGCTGGCTTTGAGTCAGTGGTTGCTAGGCTGATTCTCAGCAGTCAGTCGTCTCTTCGATTGCTGCCTGCGGTTGCAAAACAGAGCTCACCGACAGATCAAAGCGTAGTGCACCCGCCAGACACCGCTCTCTCAGCTGGGTGCCCACCTCTATGCCCCGCTGAACGATGCCACTCGCTTCTCCGGCAGACAGTCGGTAATTTTGCCGCACAGCCTGGGCAATGGGGCCCGATTGTTCGAAATCGGCCGCCAACGATGTGATGCGTCGGTACAGGCCAGGGTCCATGTGGTGCCAGCTGTCGAGCATTCCGGTGCGACGGGCGTAGTTGGCATAGCTTGAGCGTACACCGGCATCATTGTCATTTAGTACGCTGACCTGCAACTTTGTAGCGGTGGATGCGTCCGGCTTTGATGGGCTTTGATGCAGGGCCTTGCCTTCGGTCCAGAGCCAGCGCCATTGGTAGTCGATATTGCCGATGCGATCCTGTTGCCGGAGAATCGTATCGAGGATAACGATCTCCGTGATTTCATGCATCCACCAAGCTACCTGCGCTGGCGAGATGGTTTCTGGTAGTGCCTTCGCCATGGCGGTATCTGCGCGCGCCTGTTTCAACCCTGAAACGATTGCTTGGGATAGTGGCAGATCGGTCCGCAATGCGAGGAATGGGGCTGTCTGTTGGAAGTCCCGGTTTTGACCGTCACCCCAACCCGATTTGCGTGTGCCGTTTACTTCAGGCCCGTAGCGATGGCCGCTTTCCAGCAGTAGGACCCCCCAGAGACTCTCGCCATCAGTGCTTATGATTTCTCTGCTGTGGCTGTAAGCGGGAGGATTCGAGAGCGCTTTGTCCATTTCCTGCCAGCCGGCGTGGAGCATTGTGAGTCGCTTCGAATCACTATAATTCAAGCCGGGACCCACAACTCTTTGTCGATAGGCGGATACGGGAAACTGCGCCATTACGGCGACAGGCACCTGTATCCGTGTCTGCAGCAGTCGACTCATGTGGTAGTAGAGCAGGGAGGCGGGCGCAAATGTTCCGCTGGTCTCACGCCCGTTCATACTGTTCTTGAAAATAGCGAGCTCGCGGCGAGCCTCGTCTCTGGCGTGGCCGCCGACTTGGCAGATCGCTTTTTCGTAGTCGCTCTTTCTGCCTTCCCAGGCGGTCGTGGTCAGGTCGTAGATCAATGCGCCCGGGCTGGTGCTCCAGGTTTTGGGGCAGATCGCAGTTGAGGTGTTGGTGAAATCAATGCCGCAGAAGGCGTCTTCTTCTGCACTGTCCCCGGGGGCAAGCGCTTCAACAAGAGGGGCAGTCTTGATGCATTTCATCTCTAGCGCAGACTCGGCTTCTGCTTGCAAGCCGATGCTTTGCAAGCAGATAAAGACACAGCTTGCCCGCAAGATGGTACGGCGAGTGATCCCGTTGAGCATGATGCTGTCTCCCTGGAGGGAAGATGGGTGGAAAGCGCCAAAAGAATACAATAGTTGCCGGGCTTGTTCTATTTTTACCCTGAAGGGAAAACTGCCATACTCGGGCAAATCCATATAGAAAATATTCACTGTGGAATACTTGCTAGCGCCGTTGGTCATATTTCAGCAAATACCTCTGTTGGCCGTATTGGTCGCGTTGCTGCTTCTTATAACCCTGCTTGGTAAGACGCAGAGAGAGATACCTCGGCCAACCCGTCTGGTGGTTGCTAGCGCTCTCTGCTGGGTCGCATATGGGGTATGGGAGTACCGCGTACTCGTTTGGTCTGAGACGGTTATCGCTCCGATCAGAGTGGACCTGTTGGTGATCTACCCGCTTCTGGCCCTTCTCACGGTGTGGTCGCTGCTCGCAATCTGGCGTTGGCGTAAAGCACCTGAGGGAGGTGGAAGCTGATGCACGCAAGAATCGGCACACCCGTTTTTCTAGCCGCTCTATTTTTGACTATCTGCTGGCCCAGTTTTGCCAGAGAGCCACTTGAGATAGTTATCATTTCCGACATTAATGGCCGTTACGGTAGCACTGGCTATCACAGGCGTGTTGCGGTGGCGGTTAGCCAGATTATCAGCCTTGAACCGGATCTAGTCATCAGCACCGGTGACATGGTCGCGGGGCAGCGGCCTTCGCCAAAACTGCAGCGGCTGGAGCTGGACGCCATGTGGGACAGTTTTCACCAGACGATAAGGCGTCCTCTGGAGGCAGCCGGTATCCCAGTGATAATGACCCCCGGAAACCACGATGCCTCCGCCTATCCTGGTTTCGAGGGAGAGCGGGCGGCCTATGCTGACTACCATCGTGCTCATCCGCCTACTGTGACCTTAGAGCCCGGTGGATTCTTTCCGTTTTACTTCTCGCTGGAATTTGGCGGACTGTTGCTGGCTTCGCTGGATGCAACGCGCAGTGGTGAACTGCCTGTAGAGCAGCGGGATTGGCTGCGAGCCAAATTGCAGGGTGAACACCTGGCAGCGCCCAAAATTCTATTCGGCCACTTGCCTATGCAGCCCATTGCTTCCGGCCGAGAGAGCGACGTCATAAATGATACGGCGCTGGAGCAACTGCTTCAGCAGAGTGGCAATGTGAGTTATCTCAGCGGGCATCACCATGCGTATTATCCGGGCCAGCGGCAGGGTATAAACATGTTCAGCATGGGAAACCTTGGCGGTAACCAGCGGAAGTTGATTGATGGTGGCAACGCTACCGGTTTCAGCTTCGCCCTAATGCGAGTTGACTCACTGGGAGTGGCAACGATAAAGGCATTCGCTGGGCCGGGTTTTGAGGACACCGTGCCGATCACTTCGTTGCCAGCGCAATTAGGAAATGGAGATCATCAACTTACTCGTTATAGAGGGAGTAGCGGTAACTTGGAGAATGCTCTGGATGAATAGAATAGCCTTCGTCGGAATAGTAATAGTATTGGGAATGGCGAGCGCAATGTCGCAGGCAGACTCGATGCGTGCTAGATGTGGATTTTCTGCAACAGCAGACGCCTCGCCAGCGAGCAACGCTTCTTGCACCTTTTCTCAGCGTCAGGGTTTTATCAGTGTAAGAATTGACGGAGGAAGAGATTTCGAGTTTTCACCGACAGGTGATGCGCCTGGAAACTACGTCGATCAACAGGGTAAATCCGTCTATCGCCTGGCAGGGCTCGGTGATGCTGGCCAGTTATTCAGACTGCCTGATTCCCACTTGTATGTTTTCTGGGATCGCGATAGCTGGCGTTGCGACAGGCAGCAAATCGCAACTCCCGGGCAGTGCACCCTACGTCACGACGCTCTGGGTTTTGACGTTGAGGTGACGGGTGAACGCAGTCTTAGTGTTCGGTCCACAGGGTTGTCACCTGCCGCTGATGAGTTGCTCGCAGAGTTGGACGGCACGGCCTATCAGGCCGAACTCGCTGATCTCGACGCCGACGGCTGGCCCGAAATCTATGTTTATGTCAGTTCAACGGGTAGCGGTAGCTACGGATCCCTGATCGCCTTTGCAGTAAACCAGGGAAAGTCACTCTCGCCCATTTACCTGCCGCCATTGAAGCAAACTCCGGAGGCGGTAAAAGGCTATATGGGGCACGACGAATTTGCTGTGGTAGAAAATAATCTGGTACGACGGTTCCCGATTTATGCGGCTAGCGACACGAATGCAGCGGCCAGCGCGGGAACGCGGCAACTGCAATATCGCTTGGAGAAGGGCGAGGCCGGCTGGGTTCTGGCAGTAGATCGAGTTGTTGAGTTCTAGTTGAGGCCGGCCCAGTTGATGAGGAATTTCGCCACGCGCTCCCCGAGAACCTCAGCACCCTTGTTACCTTGCGGGCCGCTGGCTCCCCAACCCAGGCCGTTGCGGCAGTCCGCAAAGTCTGCGAGTTTTTTCCCCGCTGCGTCGGTCAGTTGTCCAGATATACATACCTTGCTCTCGCCGGCACCAAGGCCAACCCAGACTCGCAGGTTCTGGCTGCCTGGATCCAGCTTGGTGAAATGACCGGTTAGGTTCATCGCGTTTTCTGCGGGCCCTTCCTTCGACTCATCAAGCGTTACGGCGGTAAAGCCGGAATTTCTAAGAGTACTTACGATGTCAGTGGCCAGGAGATGCGGGGCGGATTTGGCCATGGCCTGCGCTGTATCTTCAAATTTGGGGTTTCCCAGGTCGGCATCTGCCGTGCCGAAGGGGTGAACATGGATAGGCGCGGCTGAATCGATTTTGTCTATGTAAGTGTTTGTGTAGTCCATGTTGCCCTGGGCGAAAATACTCTGGCTCAGAGTGAGAGAAACAAGAGCGGCGGGGCCAATGAGACGAATTGTGCTTCGGGTCATACTGTTCATTCTCCAATGTTGGCAATCACATTAGTAACCGCGGGTCGGAAAACCGTTCTCCGGGGTACAGGTGTGGCAAACGTGGCCGTCGGGGTCGCGCCACTTCGCAACGTGACGGTCATAATAGAAGCC includes the following:
- a CDS encoding DUF4410 domain-containing protein; protein product: MTRSTIRLIGPAALVSLTLSQSIFAQGNMDYTNTYIDKIDSAAPIHVHPFGTADADLGNPKFEDTAQAMAKSAPHLLATDIVSTLRNSGFTAVTLDESKEGPAENAMNLTGHFTKLDPGSQNLRVWVGLGAGESKVCISGQLTDAAGKKLADFADCRNGLGWGASGPQGNKGAEVLGERVAKFLINWAGLN
- a CDS encoding anaerobic C4-dicarboxylate transporter family protein, with the protein product MLVLELGILLTCILLGARRGGIALGTISGIGLVIFVFLFDMPPGQPPAVVLGMILAVITALAMMEAAGGLQFLVETAEKLLRRNPSRITFVAPLVTYLLIFGAGTQHVIYSLLPVIAEVSRKAGVRPERPLSISVIAAQQGLIASPISAVSVALVAALAGFEVGLADIMMVVIPATLVGLAVGTLSVAWRGAPLAEDSDYQARLKDLGIDTEATAAPLAGKARRRGAGACAVFLVSVALIVIIGIFPELRPVHGADSAGVPLQIDMAAAIMVIMLGAAGLVTLLFDASPARAMKGELMRSGLVAIISILGVSWLGASFFAANEVQIIAAISSVIETSPWLFALGLFVLSILLFSQAATIVILAPIGLALGLPPHLMVGLYPAVNGNFFLPTYGTVLAAVSFDRTGTTRIGKYVLNHSFMRPGLAATFSSTLTALALSQWLLG
- a CDS encoding phospholipase D-like domain-containing protein, coding for MRFSLLFLVVFLHACATTDIPANQCPADRQALENCPPLDAVDDPELNAWYDARTRLPPKFEGRDSLELGIEAQIPVQNARAKLLGSSEVEAIRSLTVKIHMVENARHSIDASYYIFQDDLAGRALLGAMCEAVQRGVDLRLMVDSIGSVTLDKTWLRALHSCQIGAGFVRNSTGEVTNRRARVQIFIFNALSKSPITANRRSHDKLLVVDGFVPERAIVITGGRNVSLSYFGILEDGSPNPDTYNDAEILLRPELGVEKESTVGEVAEVYFTLLSLYKNNKYLRSKQFLTGTDLYLDRRKALSRSLSELKSLESLKPHFEAMPDYLETEWREADVRLAHEFANLSNETVVTEAVANLTNNPNSIMYLLEHSREDNRNRSESRVVSPYLFLARYYDKEGNLLLDEAERVLEWLAEDPSRSYEMITNSVLTSDNVPAQAIVDMDMAPRMLLDDDHKEGWLAHAEGSELSAELVGSETWANLVNHPQLKIYETGRLDDAYFGGDKHYGKLHSKYLLGDEVGFIGTANFDYRSRLFNNEMGFFFESPELAQDLIEDFELLKSESYHWGTPEWLDMRRQLMEGKGLKAGAVRNQRKVFNVLRKTKLEYLF
- a CDS encoding metallophosphoesterase family protein; the protein is MHARIGTPVFLAALFLTICWPSFAREPLEIVIISDINGRYGSTGYHRRVAVAVSQIISLEPDLVISTGDMVAGQRPSPKLQRLELDAMWDSFHQTIRRPLEAAGIPVIMTPGNHDASAYPGFEGERAAYADYHRAHPPTVTLEPGGFFPFYFSLEFGGLLLASLDATRSGELPVEQRDWLRAKLQGEHLAAPKILFGHLPMQPIASGRESDVINDTALEQLLQQSGNVSYLSGHHHAYYPGQRQGINMFSMGNLGGNQRKLIDGGNATGFSFALMRVDSLGVATIKAFAGPGFEDTVPITSLPAQLGNGDHQLTRYRGSSGNLENALDE
- a CDS encoding DUF418 domain-containing protein, with amino-acid sequence MKASTSRIHVIDAIRGFAVLGILIANIQSWSGYKFIPFDVVATLPYFHLDALFLQLHEILVDGKFYAIFSILFGAGFGIQYERNREKGPAFISKYRKRTGLLLIFGIVHTLCWSGDILGLYALLAFVLVMLRKIAVQHLLPVAVALLLFFLLPQVLASVFYEHPAGVAKVALKTFPDATPLELTASFGTGGWADVLRMNLHNIYWRWHDFLPNGRISRVLGLFLLGFYLARSGYFTSGIYSKSRLAVFLSIGILATATAVSTDTNITQWAVSSQDVILKGVLVLGQICQAMAYMSMLAMIYASTRGESLLSPFTLIGRMAFTSYLLQTVIGMTLFYGVGFGYWGSMGLAQLWLLALLIYTLQVLFCALWLKFYQKGPVEWLWASLTAGRMAANRRS
- a CDS encoding aspartate ammonia-lyase, translated to MKNWRRTLGNSVLVVGMSAVCVQAISETAPKMRIEHDLLGEKAVPASAYYGVQTARALENFQISGRQISDYPELIAGFAHTKMAAAKGNTDVGKMDREVRDAIIKAGEAIIAGNYHDQFPIDPYQGGAGTSTNMNVNEVMANVALELTGHQLGEYDIIEPHDHLNMSQSTNDSYPTALKVAIFQNNDKLVAEIENLIEAFRNKGDEFIDILKMGRTEMQDAVPMTLGQEFHAFAAALETEISFLRDAEKPLFSINMGATAIGSGLNAPKGYAEKTTRHLAKQTGKPITLADDLFAATWDQHAFVAESAALRSLAIKLSKISSDLILLSSGPRAGLGEINLPPMQPGSSIMPGKVNPVIAELMNLVSYRVIGNDVSVSLAARNGQLQLNAYEPLEAIAILDSQRLLGNAMQTLRERCVDGITVNENTLEAYIERTVGIVTALNPVIGYERATELAAEAYRTNKGILEIIREQDILTEEQVNEILDPAALTGLDKKKYRR
- a CDS encoding PliI family lysozyme inhibitor of I-type lysozyme — encoded protein: MRARCGFSATADASPASNASCTFSQRQGFISVRIDGGRDFEFSPTGDAPGNYVDQQGKSVYRLAGLGDAGQLFRLPDSHLYVFWDRDSWRCDRQQIATPGQCTLRHDALGFDVEVTGERSLSVRSTGLSPAADELLAELDGTAYQAELADLDADGWPEIYVYVSSTGSGSYGSLIAFAVNQGKSLSPIYLPPLKQTPEAVKGYMGHDEFAVVENNLVRRFPIYAASDTNAAASAGTRQLQYRLEKGEAGWVLAVDRVVEF